A segment of the Streptomyces sp. L2 genome:
GCCAGCAAGGACCACCTGAGTCAAGGGCGCAGGAGGCCGGTCAGGGCGTCCGCGTCGGCCGCCACACCGACCTGAGATCCTCGTCCGCGCGGTGCATGAAGGTGATGGTCAGGAGGTGGCTGGCGAGGAGTGCTGGTGACTCGGTCGACAGAGTAGCCAGGAGGTGTCCTGACGGCCTTCTGCCCCCGGCGAGATGCCTGACGCGACGCCCCCGCGCTTCCTGTCCGGACCAGGGTGGGTGTTCGGCCGTGTGAACGAAGAGGCAGCCAATGTCCGGCCGGGCCGGTTCCTGGGCGGCGCGTGGATGGGCTCGGTGGAGGCGCCGGGCACCGGAATACGGCGGGCGTTTTCCCTGTTGAGCGAGGGCAGGAACGTTTCGGCTGGAGCAGGAGGCCCGTACCGTGGCGGTTGAGGAGATACGCGGAGTCGTGCGGGGCACCGCGCCCGTGCCGTTGTCCGTGCTGGATCTGGTGACCGTCGGCGCCGGGAGCACCGCGTCGGACGCGCTGCGGACCAGCGTGGCGCTGGCCCGGCGGGCGGAGGCGCGTGGGTTCCACCGGTACTGGGTGGCCGAGCACCACTCGATGCCGGGCGTGGCCTCCTCCTCGCCGGCCGTGATCCTCGCCCACCTCGCCGCCCACACCGACCGCATCCGGCTCGGCTCGGGCGGGGTCATGCTGCCCAACCACGCGCCGCTGGTGATCGCCGAGCAGTTCGGGACGCTGGAGGCGATGGCGCCCGGGCGGATCGACCTCGGGCTCGGGCGGGCGCCCGGGACCGACGGGGCGACGGCCGCCGCGCTGCGCCGTACCGACAGGCTCCCCGACGGGGCCGACGACTTTCCGGAGCAGCTCGCCGAGCTGACCAGGTTCCTGGACGACGACTTCCCCGACGGGCACCCCTACGGGCGGATCCATGCCATCCCCGGCCCGGTGCAGGGCAGCAGCCCCGGCGGCGTGCAGTCGCCGCACCGCCCGCCGGTCTGGCTGCTCGGCTCCTCCGGGTTCAGCGCCCGGCTGGCCGGTCTGCTGGGCCTGCCCTTCGCCTTCGCGCACCACTTCTCCGCGCAGAACACCATCCCGGCCCTCGACCTCTACCGGGAGACCTTCCGGCCCTCCACGGTGCTCGACGAGCCGTACGCCCTCATCGGCGTCTCCGCGCTCGCCACGGACGACGAGCGCGAGGCCCGGCGCCAGGTGCGGGCCGCGGCGCTGAACATGATCCGGCTGCGCACCGGCCGGCCCGGCCTCTTCCCCGACCCGGAGGAGGCGGAGCGCTACGAACTCAGCCCCATGGAGGAGGAGTTCACCGCCTCCTGGACCAATAACATCGTGCACGGCACCGCCGACGAGGTCCGCAGCGGCCTGGACGACCTGCACAAGCGCACCGGCGCCGACGAGTTGATGCTCACCTCGCACGCCCACCGGGGCGAGCTGCGCCTGCGCTCCTACGAACTCATCGCCGACGCCTACGGCTTGCCCACCGCGTAGGCCTCCACCAGCAGCTCGGAGATACGATCCGGCGGCACCGGACGGGAGTACAGCCAGCCCTGCCCGGTGTCGCAGCCGATCCGCCGCAGCCGGGTGGCCTGCGCCGAGGTCTCCACGCACTCGGCGGTGACGGTCAGCCCCAGCCGGTGGGCGAGCTGGATCATCGCCTCGACGATCACCTCGTCGGCCGGGTTGGGCGTGATCTCCGGGCTCTTGTCTGCCTCGTACTGGAAGCCCCGGACGAACGACCCGTCGAGCTTCAGTGCCGACACCGGCAGCCTGCTGAGGTAGGCGAGGTTCGAGTAGCCGGTGCCGAAGTCGTCGATGGCGATGCGGACACCCATGTCGCTGAGGGCCTGGAGGGCCTGGATGGGGCGGCCCGCCGAGCCCATCACCGCCGACTCGGTCAGCTCCAACTGGAGCAGATGCGGGGCCAGTCCGGTCTCCGCGAGGGTCTCCGCCACGTCCGCCACCAGGTCGGAGTCCCACACCTGCCGTACGGCGACGTTGACGCTGACGAAGATCGGCGGTCCGTCGGGGTTGTCCACCTGCCAGCGGCGGGCCTGCCGGCACGCGGTCACCAGCGCCCAGCGGCCGAGCTGGACGATCGAACCGTCCTCCTCCGCCAGTCCGATGAACCGATTCGGCGTCAGTGTGCCGAACTGAGGATGATTCCAGCGGACCAACGCCTCGACCCCGCTGAGCCGTCCGTCCTCCATGCCGACCAACGGCTGGTAGTCCAGGATGAATTCACCGCGCTCGATGGCGGGGCGCAGGGTGGAGGACAGTGCCTGGCGGGTCATGCGGTGCGCGTTGCGCTCGGGGTCGAACAGGGTCCAGCGGCCCTTGCCGTCGGCCTTCGCCCAGTACAGCGTCGTGTCGGCGGCCTGCATCAGACCGGTCGCCGTCGTGCCCGCCGCGTGCCGCTCGACGACCCCGATCGACGCCGTCAACGACAGCCGCTGACCGGCCAGTTCGAAGGGGTCCTCCAGGGCCTTCAGCGCGGACTCGGCGAGGTCGGAGAGCTGCTCGGTGCCGGTGGAGTCCTCAACGAGCAGCGCGAACTCGTCGCCGCCGAGCCGGGCCACCAGGGGTGTGCCGGAGCGGGCGTACCCGGCCTCGTCGGCGACCCGGGTCAGCCGCTCGGCGACGGCGGCCAGCAGCCGGTCGCCCACCCGGTGCCCGAGGGTGTCGTTGACGGCCTTGAACCCGTCCAGGTCCAGGTAGCACAGGCCGATCCGGCCGGTGCCGCTGCGCTCGTACGACTCCGCCTCCAGCGCGGCCGTCAGCCGCTCGAAGAACAGCGTCCGGTTGGGCAGCCGGGTCACCGGGTCGTGCATCTGCAAGTGCCGCAGCCGGGCCTGGAGTTCGCGGCGGGCGCTGATGTCGGCCGCCGACACCAGCACCCCGGGCGCGCCGTCGGCCAGTGGGGTGACCGTGACCTGCACCCACACCGAGTGGCCCTCGGGATGCTTCAGCCGGCGCGTGCAGCGCAGCTTCGCCTGCCGGCCGCGCAGCACCTCGCGGTACGAGTGCCAGGTACGGGCGTCCGAGGCGAGGTCGACCAGGTCGGCGGCGACCTGTCCGGCCAGTGTCTCGGAGCCGGTGCCGAGCAGCTCGCCGAGGGCGGCGTTGGCGCCGACGACCAGGCCCTCACGGTCGACGACGGCCATGGCGAGCGGGGAGGCCGCGAAGCCACGGTGATAGGTGATGTGGTCACTGTCTGTGACGGCTGACCGGTCGAGGTCTGCCGCGGGCGTCGGCCCTTCGGACGTTGCGCTCACCGCTCGCTCCCGCAGTGCACTCGATCTCTGTCCGTGCCGGAAAGTGTGCCGATCATAGAGGCTGGCCCCCCGCCCTTCCAGCCGTATGGCCGGTGTCCCGGACCGTACGGCCACTCTGGCAGATCGTTTCTGCCCACGCCTGGACGGGTTCTTCAGGCCCTCGACCAGTTGTGACGTTCCGTGAGTGTTTCGGGGTGTCGCCCGTCGAGACACGTCGTCGCGCAAATGGGCGTACTCACCCTTCTGGTTCAGGCAAACAAGGCAAACAGCACAAAATTCACACAGGCTGGGGGCGGTGTCCCGCGAACCGCATCCGGAGGTCCTTCCGTGCCGCGTCCCCAGCTGCGCAGCACCGCCGCCGTGTTCACCACGCTGTCGGCGATCGCCGCGACCTCGATCCTGAGCGGTCAGTCGGTCGCCGAACCCTTCTCCACGGCACCCTGCGCCCTGCACCGGACCGCGGCCCACCACTCGGAGGGCGTGGACACCTGGAACGCCGCCTACGCCCGCCCGCGCGGCGCGGTCGACGCCGTCATGATCTTCCTGTCGTTCCCGGACAACACCCCGAGCACCACCCCCACCGAGCTGACCGCCGACCACTTCCCGGCCACGAGCCGCTTCTTCGAACGCGCCTCCTACGGCAGGTTCACCCTGCGCGTGCACCCGCTGAAGCGCTGGCTGCGCATGCCGCGCCCGTCGTCGGCGTACGCCATAAGACGTGACTGGAGCGCCCCCGACCGGGCCGCCTACCTGCGCGACGCGTTCGCCGCGGCCGACCCGGACGTCGACTTCTCCCGCTACGACGTCGTGTACTTCGTCGCCGACCCGGACGCGCCCGGCGTGGACTCGGACGCCACGAAGGTCGTCAACCTCGACACCCCGGTGCACCTGGACGGCACGGACGTCCGCCGGGTCGTCACCGTGTTCGAGAAGCATCCCCCGGACCGCCTGGTCCTCGCCCACGAGACCGGCCACGTCTTCGACCTGCCCGACCTCTACCACCGCCCGGTCGACGGCAAGGGCGACTGGGACACCTACGTCGGCGACTGGGACCTGATGGGCAGCCAGTTCGGTCTCTCCCCGGACCTGTTCGCCTGGCACAAGTGGCGCCTCGGCTGGCTGGATCCCCGGCAGGTGGTGTGCGTCCGGGGCGACGGGACGACCCGGCTCACCCTGGAGCCCCTGGAGGCCGGCCCGGACACCCCGACCCAGGGCCTGGCGGGCGCCCCGGCGTTCGGCCTCGGCCACGGCACCAAGCTGGCGGTCGTGCGCACCGGCCCGGACAGCGTCCTCGCCTTCGAGGCGCGCGACTCCGCGGGCAACGACCGGTCGGGCTGCCGGGAGGGCATCCTCGTCTACCGCGTCCGCGGCGCCGCCGAGTCGGGCGGCGGCCCGGTGGAGGTGATCGACGCCCACCCGCACACCGAGGCCTGCTGGGAGACCTCGGTCTACCCCCCACTGGCCGACGCCCCGGTCTCCCTCGGCGAGAGCTTCACCGTCCCCGGCGACGGCGTCAAGATCGAGGTGGAGGGCCGCACGGCCTCCGGCGCCTGGACGGTAGCGATCACCCCGACCCTGAAGGACTGATCCGCCGGCTCTGAAGACCGACGCCGACGACTGACGGCCGACGACCCACGTCCGACGGCCACGGGAAGCCCCGCGCCGAGCTGGCAACCATGCCAGAGGCCCCCACTGAGGCGCCGCACCATGACGATGGCCGACGGCCACGCGAGCTTCAAGCCGAGCGGGCGACCCCATGCCAGCAAGCGTGTGAAAGGGGCCCGCTGAGTTCCCGCACCATGACGATGGCCGACGGCCACGCGAGCTTCAAGCCGAGCGGGCGACCCCATGCCGGCAACCGTGTGAAAGGGGCCCGCTGAGTTCCCGCACCATGACGATGGCCGACGGCCACGCGAGCCCCAAGCCGAGCGGGCAACCCCATGCGGGCAGCTGTGTGAAGAGGCACCGCTGAGGCGCCGCACCATGACGACGGCCGCACCCCCGCCGCACTTCCCAGCCGGCGTCCACTGAACCCACGTGAAAGGGGGGTGTGGGTGGCGAAGCCCCCACAACGCGCGGCGAAGCCGCGCAAAAACAGAGATGGCGAGACCGGTTCGCGCATTCCGCGAACATGCCTCGCCATCGCCATCGTGCGCCGCCAGGGACTCGAACCCCGGACCCGCTGATTAAGAGTCAGCTGCTCTAACCAACTGAGCTAGCGGCGCCTGCTGACGTCGTAGACCTTAGCATCATGGTCGGCGGCAGGAAAAATCGATATCCGCACCGCCGAGCGGGCCGCCCGGACGGCCGCCCAGAGCAGGATCTCGGGGCCGGGGAGCCAGGGGTGCCGGGTGTCGGGGGCGACCAGCCAGCGGGAATGCGCGGGGGTGCCGGTCCCGGCGCCGTACAGCGCGGGGACGGTCACCGCGTCGCCGGTGCCGTGGCACAGCAGCGGCGGTACGCCCTCCGTGCGGCTGTCGGCGCGGTTCGTCCCCCACTCCTCCCAGTCCAGCAGCGAGGGCAGCCGCTGGGCCGTGCCCGGGGCGGCGAAGAGCAGCACGCGGCCCCGGTGCACCGCGACCGGCCCGGAGCCGGGCCCCTCGTCCCATAACCGGTCCAGCATGCGGCGGCCGAAGATCGCGGGGGCGTTGACCACGTCGAAGGCGGACCCGCACGGCAGGACCAGCGGGGCCTCGGGCCGCTCCTCCCAGAGGGCGAGCGTGCTGCGCGGGTACGCGCCCGCCGAGGCCAGCCAGGCGGCGCCGTCCGAGGTGACCGAGGTGACGTTCCAGGTGCTGCTGCTCATGCCACCTAGATGTACCCGCGGTGAACGAACGGTTCTGCTGAGTTGCCGAAAACCGGGACAGGGGAGGGCGGGAGGAGTATCTTGCCCACCTGGCATATGCCGCCTGAACGAACCGAAGCGAATCGAATCGCACCGGTCCGGCCCGGCCGGCCTGACCCGGCCCGGTCCGGGTCAGAGCGACTCGGGCCCCTCCGCGTGCGCACCACGCAGCAGGTCCCGCCCGAACTCGACCATCCTCTTCGCGTAGTCCTCGGTCCACTCCGCGCGCGCGGCGATGTCCGCCGCCGTCAGCCGGTCGAACCGGCGCGGATCGGCGAGCTGGGCCGCGGCCACGGCCTGGAACTCCACGGCACGGTCGGCGGCCGCACGGAACGCCTGCGCCAGCTCCGTCGCCCGCGTGAGCAGCTCCCGCGGATCCTCTACCGACTCCAGGTCGAAGAAGTGCTCCGGATCGCCGGCCGCCTCCGCGGGCTCGAAGAGCAGGGGCGCGGGGCGTAGCCGCGGGTCGTTCCGACGCGGCGTGGGCTCCGCCATGTCTGGTCTCCTCCTCGTCCGGTCCGACGGCACCACCGTCGGGTGGGCCACCCCCCATTGTCCCGCGTGGGCGCAAGAGGGCCCTCGGGGAAAGCCCGGACCCTCATGCCCGGGGCGTCCTCATGCTCATGCCCGAGGCGTCCTCATGCCCGAGGCGTCCCGGCTCCGCCGTGGGACGGCTATCCGGCGAGGTGCCCCACGTCGTTCCAGTTCTCGATCGCGGGCTCGCCGTAGGCCCAGCCCAGGACCGAGACGGACGTCGGGTTGAGCCGCAGTCGCGCGCCGAAGCCGACGGGGAAGCCCAGCCAGCGGGCGCCGATCGAGCGCAGGATGTGGCCGTGGGCGAAGACGAGGACGTCACGGTCGGCGGAGCGGGCCCAGGCGACCACCTCGTCCGCGCGGGCGGAGATCTCGGCGAGGCTCTCGCCCTCGGGGGCGCCGTCGCGCCACAGCAGCCAGCCGGGCCGTACCGCCTGGATCTCGGCCGGCGTCAGACCCTCGTGCGCGCCGTAGTCGCACTCCATCAGGGTGTCCCAGGTGGACGCGCGGTCGCCGAAGCCGGCCAGGTCGCACGTCTCACGCGCGCGTGCCAGCGGGCTGGTGCGCACCTCCACCCCGGGCAGCCCGTCGAACGGGGCCCGGTGCAGCCGCTCGCCGAGCAGCTTGGCGCCGTGCCGGCCCTCCTCCAGGAGCGGTATGTCGGTCCTGCCGGTGTGCTTTCCGGCCAGGGACCACTCGGTCTGTCCGTGCCGGGCCAGCAGGATGCGCGGTGCCATGAGAGACCTTTCGGGGCAAAAAACGGGACCCTGCCATCATCGCTCACCCCTGGCTGACCCCCCGCTCGCCCTTGGCTGACGCCCGGCTCACCCCTTGCTCGGCTGTGCGGGCAACCCGGTGGGCGGTGCCGGCGTCTTTGAGGGCTGGAGTGCCCGCGCGGGTCGATCCGTGGACCCCGTAAGGTGGCACGGTCGCCCGGCCGGGCGCCGCGAAGCAGAAGGGGGAGGGCGATCGGATGCCGCAGACCGAGACACCGGGCACCGAGGTGGTCCCGCGAACCCGGCTGCGCTGGTGGACGGAACTGCCGCTGATCCTCCTGGTCTACGGCTGCTACGAGGCCGGCCGGCTGCTCGTCCGCGGTGACGTCGCCTCCGCCGTCGACCACGGCCTGGCGATCCTGCGCATCGAGAAGGTGCTGCACCTCAACGCCGAGCACCCGCTGAACCGGCTGTTCACCCGGGAGGCGTGGCTCGGCGTACCGGCCGACTTCTGGTACGGCTCGCTGCACTACGTGATCACGCCCGCCGTGCTGATCTGGCTGTTCCGGTCCCGTGCCGAGATCTACCGGGTGGCCCGCACCTGGCTGATGACGTCCACGATGATCGGCCTGATCGGCTTCACCCTGCTGCCCACCTGCCCGCCCCGGCTGCTCTCCCAGGGCCACGGCTTCGTCGACACCATGGCCCAGTACAGCTCGTACGGCTGGTGGGGCGCGGACGCCAGCGCCCCGCGGGGCATGGGCGGTATGACGAACCAGTACGCGGCCATGCCGAGCCTGCACGTCGGCTGGGCGCTGTGGTGCGGCGTCATGGTGTGGCGGCACTCGCGCACGCGCGCGGGGAAGGTCTTCGGCGTCGCCTACCCGCTGCTGACCGCGCTCGTCGTCATGGGCACCGCCAACCACTACCTCCTGGACGCGGTCGCGGGCGTCGCCGTGATGGGCGTCGGCCTGTTGCTCGCCCCGCACGTGGTGCGCGCGTTCGCCCTGCTGCAGGCCCGCGTCGGCCTCGGCGCGACCGGGGATGCGAGCGGCGACGCGACGGCCGACGTGACCGCGGACGCGGACGCGACCGCGGACGCGGACGCGACCGGACGCGCGGCGGAGCCGGTGGGCGCGGGCTCCCCGATTGTCAGTGGCGGATGCCAGACTTCCGCGGGTGAGCGAATTCCACGGCAGCGCGAGCAGCGCGAGCCGCGGCCCGGTGCCGCGGCCGAACCCGACGCCTCCGCCGCCGACGCGGGCGAAGGGGCTCCGGCAGCGGCTCGCTGAGCTGCGCGGCCCCGACGTACCGGCCAAGGCACTGGACGCGCGCGCCCTCGCGGCGCTCGCCGCCAACCCCGGCTGCCGCAGACGGGCGATCCTGGATGGCGCGGGGGTGGACAAGGCGGCGCTCGCCGGTGCGCTGGGCGCCCCCGCCGGCACCGGGCAGTCGCAGTTCGCGCTGATCCGGGGCAACACGTTCGAGGCACGCGTCAAGGCGGACGGCGGCGCGGAGCTGCTGCGCCTGGCCCACACGCGGCTCGACCCGGGCGCCGAACCGCCCGACGGAGCCGCCGCCGTACCCGACCTGACCGCGATCGGCCCCGAGGGGCGTACGGCCCGTACGGCGCTGGCGCTGCGGGAGGCCACCGGCGTGGGCGGCTGGACGCTGCTGGACCACCCGATGGTGGCGCTGGACGTGGCCGGCTCGCTCGCGTTCCTGGAACCGGACGCCGTGGTGGTGCACCCGGACGGCAGCTGGACCGTCGTGGAGATCAAGTCGTTCCCCATGCTGGACGGCTCCGCCGACCCGGCGAAGGTCGGCGCGGCGGCCCGCCAGTCCGCGGTGTACGTGCTGGCCCTGGAGGAGGTCGCCGCCCGCCTCGACCCCGCGCCGGTCGTCCGGCACCAGGTGCTGCTGGTGTGCCCGAAGGACTTCTCCAACCTGCCCACCGGCTCCGCCGTGGACGTCCGCAAGCAGCGCGCAGTCACCGCCCGCCAGCTGACCCGGCTCACCCGCATCGAGGAGATCGCCGACTCCCTGCCCGAGGGCGCCTGCTTCTCCCCGGCCCTGCCGGCCGAGGAACTGACGGCCGCGGTCGAGGCGGTTCCGGCGACCTACGCGCCCGAGTGCCTGTCCGCCTGCGAATTGGCCCTCCACTGCCGCGACCGCTGCGGCGCGGCCGGCGAGGTGACCCGCCTCGGCCGCCCCCTGCGCGCCGAACTGGGCGGCCTGACCACCGTCGACGAGGTCCTCGCAGCCGCCCACGGCGAAACCGGCGACCCCACGGACCCGACGGTCACCGCCCTACGCCGCGCGGCGGAACTCCGCACGGAGGCGCTGGCGCAGTCCGCCCGAGAACACGCCGGGTCCGAGTCCGAGGCCGGGTACGCGCGTGTGTCCGGGGAGGGGCGGGGGACCGGGTCCGTGCCCGCCCCCGACGGCCAGCGGGGCCGGACCCCCACCGTCTCGCCCGACCGCACACCGGCCGTCCCGCAGGGCCGGGCACCCGACGACCCGCATCGCCCCGCCTCCGCCGATCGGTCCGGGCTCACCTCCGGTGACGTCGATCGGTCGGATCCCCGTGCGGCGGTGACGGCGGCCGATACCGGGCCCGCCGACCCGAAGGGGGCGTCGTGTCTCTGATCGCCACCCTCGCCCGGCTGGAAGCCGTCCGCAGTGGGCGGGCGCAGGCCGTCGCGACCGTGCGGCATCGGCATCTGTCCGGGCGGCCGCTGGTGTTCGTGCCGTTGACCACGGCGGGTGAGGCCGGGGCACCGCTCGGTGCGCTGGTCGGCACCGACCGGGACGCGCCGCGTCTGCTGGTCGTGCCGCAGCCGCGCGACCGTGAGCTGCGGTTCGCGTTCCTCGCCGAACTGGCCGGCGTGATCCTGCCGTACATCGAGGACCACACCGCGTCCGTGGAGGCGGCCGAGCGCACCGAGACCGACCCGGAGACCGGCAAACGGGTGAAGGTCGAGGTCGAGCTGTGCGCGGACGCGGCCCAGCTGATCGTGCCCAGCCGCGCCGGCCTGGAGTTCGTACGGCTGCTCGGCCGGTCCATGCGGTTCCGGCGCACCGCCGAGCAGGACCCGGAGACGCCGTACCCGGCGCCGCCCCGCGTGCCGCTGCTCGGCCGCTGGCTGACCCACTACGGCGAGCGGGCCCGCGTGCCCGGCTCCTCGCTGCTGCTGGCCCTCACCGACGTGCTGTCCCGGCACTGGACGACCGGCCAGTCCAGCGTCGAGGACCAGCACCTCGGCGCCCTGCTCGCCTGGATCGACCCGCCGGAGGGCAGCACCGGCGCCGAGGCCGCACGGCAGGCGGAACTCGCGCGCGACCCGGCCGGGCAACTGCTGCTGCCGCCCGCCGGCCCGGCGACCGACCCGGCGTTCGACAACCGGCTGCTGGCCCCCGCCATCGAGCGCTACGACCAGGCCCGTACCGCGCTGGCCGCCGCCGAGGACGCCCTGGAGGCGGACGACCGGCTCGCCGCGCTCACCGGGGCCGAGCGGGAGATCCGCGCGCTGGTCGAGAGCCGCACCCGGCCCACCTGGGACGCGGTGTGGCGGGGCCTGGACCTGCTGCGGGAGCTGCCCGAGGGCGCGCACGCCGAGGAGCGCTGGACCCGCGACCGCTGGTCGTTCACCGGCCACCGCGACCGGGTCCTGGCCGGCGAGCCTCCGCAGCCGCGCCGGGACGACGCGGTGACGGCGGCGAACAAGCTGGCCACGCGCGAGCGGGAACAGGCCCGGCTGGACGCGCAGGAGGCGCTGGACGACCCGCTAGTGATGGCCGCGCGGCGGCTGGCCGGGGAGGCGTTCACCGGCGAGGTGACCGACGTCGTGATGGCGTACAGCGAGGGCAAGCGGCCCAGCCCGCGCCCGCTGGTGACCGTCCGCACGGACGACCGGCCGCATCTCGCCGAACGGGCGAAGGTGTACCGCGCGCTGGGCGGCAGACCGCAGACGGCGGAGTTCGTCGGGTACGAGGGCACCCCTGAGGAGGGCGTGCTGGTCCTGCGGATCACCGACAAGATGGGCCGGGGCAAGGAGCCCGAGCCGGGTTCGGTGCCGGAGAAGGGCGACCGGATCTGCTGCACGCTGTTCGAGCACGAGCAGCGCGGCGGCGCGAAACTGCCCGACCCGGAACAGACCCCGTGGACGCACGGCGGCCCGCCCGGCGAGGCCGCACCAGAGGCCGCGGACGCGGTCACCCAGGAGGACGTCCTGTGACGACCGTCGGCTTCGACCCCTCGGCCGCGGCGGCCCGCGCCACCGAGGCGATCCTCCACGACACCCTGCACGGCACCGACCGCGGCGTGGTCGTCGACTCCCCGCCGGGCGCCGGCAAGTCCACGCTGGTGGTGCGCGCGGCCCTGGAACTCGCCGACGCGGGCCGCCCGCTGATGGTGGTCGCGCAGACCAACGCGCAGGTCGACGACCTGGTCGTCCGGCTCGCCGAGAAGAACCCCGACCTGCCGGTGGGCCGCCTGCACAGCAGCGACGCCGACGCCTACGACAAGGCGCTCGACGACCTGCCGGGCGTTCGTACGTCCGCGAAGGCCGCCGACCTGAACGGCCTCCCGGTCGTCCTGTCCACCGCCGCGAAGTGGGCGCACGTCACGGTGGACGAGCCGTGGCGGCACGCGATCGTCGACGAGGCGTACCAGATGCGCTCGGACTCTTTGCTGGCCGTGGCGGGGCTGTTCGAGCGGGCGCTGTTCGTGGGCGACCCGGGCCAGCTGGACCCGTTCGCGATCGTCGGCAGCGAGCAGTGGGCGGGACTGTCGTACGACCCCTCGGCCTCGGCGGTGACGACGCTGCTGGCCCACAACCCGGCCCTGCCGCAGCACCGCCTCCCCGTCTCCTGGCGCCTGCCGGCCTCCGCCGCCCCCCTGGTCTCGGACGCCTTCTACCCGTTCACCCCGTTCCGCAGCGGCACCGGCCACGGCGACCGCCGCCTCGCCTTCGCCGTCCCCTCCGACGGCTCCGGCCCGGACCGGGTGATCGACGAGGCCGCGGAATCCGGCTGGGGCCTGCTGGAACTGCCCGCCCGCCACACCCCGCGCACGGACCCGGAGGCGGTGCGCGCGGTCGCGACGGTCGTACGGCGCCTGCTGGACCGCGGCGGCGCGGCCACCTCGGAACGCGCGCCGGACCCCGCCCCGCTGGCCGTCGACCGGATCGCCGTCGGCACGGCCCACCGGGACCAGGCGGCGGCCGTCCGCGCGGCGCTGACCGAACTGGGCGTCACGGACGTCACGGTCGACACCGCCAACCGCCTCCAGGGCCGCGAGTACGACGTCACGGTCGTCCTGCACCCGCTCTCCGGCCGCCCCGACGCCACCGCCTTCCACCTGGAGACCGGCCGCCTCTGCGTCCTGGCCTCCCGCCACCGCCACGCCTGCATCGTCGTCTGCCGAGCCGGCGTCACCGACCTCCTGGACGACTACCCCTCCACGGAACCCGTCCAGCTGGGCACCCTGGTCAAATTTCCGGATGGCTGGGAAGCGAACCACGCGGTGCTGGCGAGGCTGGGGGAGCACCGGGTGGTCTGGCGTCCCTGACCGTCGCTCCGTCACCCGCCCGGCGGGCGATCGGCGCAGCTCGGCCAATCCGCCGGACGGAGTCCGGCACGCCGCCGGAGGCGGCCGATGGTTACAGCCCCGGATGGCTGGGAAGCGAACCACGCGGTGCTGGCGAAACTGGGGGAGCACCGGGTGGTCTGGCGTCCCTGACCGTCGCTCCGTCACCCGCCCGGCGGGCGATCGGCGCAGCTCGGCCAATCCGCCGGACGGAGTCCGGCACGCCGCCGGAGGCGGCCGATGGTTACAGCCCCGGATGGCTGGGAAGCGAACCACGCGGTGCTGGCGAAACTGGGGGAGCACCGGGTGGTCTGGCGTCCCTGACCGCCACTTC
Coding sequences within it:
- a CDS encoding AAA family ATPase, producing the protein MTTVGFDPSAAAARATEAILHDTLHGTDRGVVVDSPPGAGKSTLVVRAALELADAGRPLMVVAQTNAQVDDLVVRLAEKNPDLPVGRLHSSDADAYDKALDDLPGVRTSAKAADLNGLPVVLSTAAKWAHVTVDEPWRHAIVDEAYQMRSDSLLAVAGLFERALFVGDPGQLDPFAIVGSEQWAGLSYDPSASAVTTLLAHNPALPQHRLPVSWRLPASAAPLVSDAFYPFTPFRSGTGHGDRRLAFAVPSDGSGPDRVIDEAAESGWGLLELPARHTPRTDPEAVRAVATVVRRLLDRGGAATSERAPDPAPLAVDRIAVGTAHRDQAAAVRAALTELGVTDVTVDTANRLQGREYDVTVVLHPLSGRPDATAFHLETGRLCVLASRHRHACIVVCRAGVTDLLDDYPSTEPVQLGTLVKFPDGWEANHAVLARLGEHRVVWRP